A DNA window from Vicinamibacterales bacterium contains the following coding sequences:
- a CDS encoding MASE1 domain-containing protein, translating into MCADFILSLSTPSAAPSAWSRALGPVLFAIAYYGGAQIGFALQSPSAPQSVLWLPNSILLATLLIVPLATWPYYFLAAFPAQMLVAWGAGGPFFTLALLFLTNCADAALGAYLVRRFSGRTAGPFRLDDLRAMLIFAAFGATLPTILLSFADAGVSVATGWAPVFHAAFITRVRSNVLTHLIVVPACLDAANVDWRHWRRSRVAEAAAIAALVVVACAAAFAGSAESAVYPAVLYAPMPLLLWAAFRFGPGGAGAGVLLVALIASWDTLHGRGPFISYTPADDVLALQLFLLASATPLLVLAAVVRERNRATDRVHRNEAALRRSYARVRELAGKLITAQELERARIARDMHDDFNQQLAVVSIGISGLRSRISDRALAADLQALQDRTVALTDRVRHFSHDLHPQALEHVGLPAALRAHCAEFGRQHLLRVHLVTEGDLEPIARDIAICAYRIVQEGLRNVQQHAGVTDVHVTVERRRGQLDLTIVDGGRGFDIDAPAARDGLGLLSIEERSRLVGGSFTIASVPGRGTTLRVQIPMSPR; encoded by the coding sequence ATGTGCGCGGATTTCATCCTGTCTCTCTCCACCCCATCCGCGGCGCCGTCGGCGTGGTCACGCGCGCTCGGTCCCGTTCTGTTCGCGATCGCCTACTACGGGGGAGCGCAGATCGGCTTCGCGCTGCAGTCTCCGAGTGCGCCGCAGTCGGTGCTGTGGCTGCCGAACTCGATCCTGCTCGCGACGCTCCTGATCGTCCCTCTTGCCACGTGGCCGTACTATTTCCTCGCCGCATTCCCGGCGCAGATGCTCGTCGCGTGGGGCGCCGGCGGGCCATTCTTCACGCTGGCGCTGCTCTTCCTCACCAACTGCGCGGACGCCGCGCTGGGCGCCTATCTGGTGCGCCGTTTCTCGGGTCGCACCGCCGGCCCGTTCCGCCTCGACGATTTGCGCGCCATGCTGATCTTTGCCGCATTCGGCGCGACGCTGCCGACGATCTTGCTGTCGTTTGCGGATGCCGGCGTCTCGGTGGCGACCGGCTGGGCACCGGTCTTCCACGCGGCGTTCATCACCCGCGTGCGATCGAACGTGCTCACCCATCTCATCGTCGTGCCGGCCTGCCTCGACGCGGCGAACGTCGACTGGCGTCATTGGCGGCGTTCCCGCGTCGCCGAAGCCGCGGCGATCGCGGCGCTCGTCGTCGTCGCGTGCGCGGCGGCGTTCGCCGGTTCGGCCGAATCCGCCGTCTATCCGGCGGTGCTCTATGCGCCGATGCCGCTCCTGCTGTGGGCGGCGTTCCGATTCGGCCCGGGCGGTGCCGGCGCCGGCGTACTGCTGGTCGCCCTGATTGCGAGCTGGGACACGCTGCACGGCCGCGGGCCGTTCATCAGCTACACGCCGGCCGATGACGTCCTCGCGCTGCAGCTGTTCCTGCTCGCCAGCGCGACGCCGCTGCTCGTGCTCGCGGCGGTCGTCCGCGAACGCAACCGCGCCACCGACCGCGTGCACCGCAACGAGGCGGCGCTGCGCCGCAGCTATGCCCGGGTCCGCGAGCTCGCCGGCAAGCTGATCACCGCACAGGAGCTCGAGCGCGCGCGCATTGCGCGCGACATGCACGACGATTTCAACCAACAGCTGGCCGTGGTTTCGATCGGCATCAGCGGTCTGCGGTCGCGGATCTCCGACCGCGCGCTCGCCGCCGATCTGCAGGCGCTGCAGGATCGCACCGTCGCGCTGACCGACCGGGTCCGCCATTTCTCGCACGATCTGCATCCGCAAGCGCTGGAACACGTCGGACTGCCGGCGGCGCTCCGGGCGCACTGCGCCGAGTTCGGCCGGCAACACCTGCTGCGCGTGCACCTGGTGACCGAGGGCGATCTGGAGCCGATTGCGCGCGACATCGCGATCTGCGCCTACCGTATCGTCCAGGAAGGGCTCAGGAACGTGCAGCAGCATGCCGGCGTCACCGACGTGCACGTGACCGTCGAGCGCCGCCGCGGCCAGCTCGACCTGACGATCGTCGACGGCGGCCGCGGATTCGACATCGACGCCCCCGCGGCGCGCGATGGCCTCGGGCTGCTCAGCATTGAAGAGCGGTCGCGCCTCGTCGGAGGATCGTTTACCATCGCCTCAGTGCCGGGCCGGGGTACAACGCTCCGAGTCCAGATACCAATGAGCCCTCGATGA
- a CDS encoding PIG-L family deacetylase — translation MQKRLRLMVVAAHPDDETLGFGGVLARYASGGVETFLVTATRGQRGRYQAHRFGDDAHPGGDALGAIRERELRQAAGELGVAHVRVLDYEDQHLDRADPREAAVLIAAEIRAARPDVVLTFPPDGAYGHPDHIAVSQFATAAIVEAASGPGGHRVSKLYYLAWGERLWAAYQRAFKKLVSVVDGVERQATPWPEWAITTVIETGAWAPQIWRAVACHASQVAASSALEGLAAHDRQSLWESLSFYRAFSLVNGGRRVETDLFEGCDAE, via the coding sequence ATGCAGAAGCGCTTGCGGCTGATGGTGGTGGCGGCGCATCCCGACGACGAAACGCTGGGATTCGGCGGCGTGCTGGCGCGCTACGCGAGCGGCGGCGTCGAGACGTTCCTGGTCACGGCCACGCGCGGGCAGCGCGGACGCTATCAGGCGCATCGGTTCGGCGACGACGCCCACCCGGGCGGCGATGCGCTCGGGGCGATTCGCGAGCGCGAACTTCGCCAAGCCGCAGGCGAGCTCGGCGTGGCGCACGTACGCGTCCTCGACTACGAGGATCAGCACCTCGACCGCGCCGATCCGCGTGAGGCCGCGGTCCTGATCGCCGCCGAGATCCGCGCGGCGCGCCCTGACGTCGTCCTGACCTTCCCGCCCGACGGCGCCTACGGACATCCAGACCATATCGCCGTCAGCCAATTCGCGACCGCGGCGATCGTCGAGGCCGCGTCGGGCCCTGGCGGGCATCGTGTCTCCAAGCTCTACTACCTGGCCTGGGGCGAACGGCTCTGGGCCGCCTATCAGCGTGCATTCAAGAAGCTCGTGTCGGTGGTGGACGGCGTGGAGCGCCAGGCGACGCCGTGGCCGGAGTGGGCGATCACGACCGTCATCGAGACCGGTGCATGGGCGCCGCAGATCTGGCGTGCGGTGGCCTGCCACGCCTCGCAGGTCGCAGCCTCGTCGGCGCTCGAGGGGCTCGCGGCCCACGACCGCCAATCGCTGTGGGAATCGCTCTCCTTCTATCGGGCGTTCAGCCTGGTCAACGGTGGACGCCGCGTCGAAACCGATCTCTTCGAGGGTTGTGATGCCGAATGA
- a CDS encoding DUF2911 domain-containing protein has translation MRRGVMTLLVSIAACAVGVTLFAQKITDIGSGNGGSPHVRSEWTVDGAAITIEYGRPSLKGRPESQMMPPGNPWRTGADQATTIKSSKPLAFGSVKLAAGTPYTINTIPGEKGWQLVIGRLDKPDQWGIPYQPALEIGRLPMSVGKAGAPVEQLTISIDDTAAGGTLRIEWGGVKATAPFTAG, from the coding sequence ATGCGACGAGGTGTGATGACGCTGCTGGTGTCGATCGCGGCCTGCGCGGTCGGCGTGACGCTGTTCGCGCAGAAGATCACGGACATCGGTTCGGGGAACGGCGGCAGCCCCCACGTCCGGAGCGAGTGGACGGTGGATGGCGCGGCCATTACGATCGAGTATGGGAGGCCGTCTCTGAAGGGGCGTCCCGAATCGCAGATGATGCCCCCCGGCAATCCCTGGCGGACGGGCGCCGATCAAGCGACCACGATCAAGAGCAGCAAGCCGCTGGCGTTCGGGTCGGTGAAGCTTGCCGCCGGTACGCCGTACACGATCAACACGATTCCGGGCGAGAAGGGGTGGCAGCTGGTGATCGGCAGGCTCGACAAGCCGGATCAGTGGGGGATTCCGTATCAGCCGGCGCTGGAGATCGGCCGTCTGCCGATGTCGGTCGGCAAGGCGGGGGCGCCCGTGGAGCAGTTGACCATCTCGATCGACGACACGGCGGCGGGCGGCACCCTGCGGATCGAGTGGGGCGGCGTCAAGGCGACCGCGCCGTTCACCGCCGGCTAG
- a CDS encoding trypsin-like peptidase domain-containing protein, translating into MHPWLLAAILLQAVPRPQTAPPVDALERMNQAIDALTRKVWPSVVQIQVSGYGARDENPRDDVSAVITRQRSVGSGFVIDPDGYIITNAHVVNGAEHISIVVPPADADGSLATALSPRLRVLPARVIGVASEVDLALLRVENTTLPALPLAAYAQVRQGETVFAFGSPGGLRNTLTHGVVSAVARQVDPDSPLIYIQTDAPINPGNSGGPLVNTRGEVVGVNTFILSNSGGSDGLGFAVPSATVRVVFKQLLKYGVLRRQEVGMSLQTINHPMAVSLGLPRDAGVVVSDVWPGGPAEAAGLKIGDVMVSIDDEPADNVPTVSYKFRLRDSKEPVKIVVLRGTAEMTFHVAAVEEKNELDAVSGLADPLKNLIPELGILGIELDPQVAAAAKGLRDPWGIVVVARAPGSGPEVPLQPRDVIRSVNNQPTPSIKGLRDRLQALKPGSPVTLQVQRDGRLTFVTFTLD; encoded by the coding sequence ATGCATCCGTGGCTTCTCGCCGCTATCCTTCTCCAGGCCGTCCCGCGCCCGCAGACGGCCCCCCCGGTCGACGCGCTGGAGCGGATGAACCAGGCGATCGACGCGCTGACACGCAAGGTCTGGCCGAGCGTCGTGCAGATCCAGGTGTCGGGCTACGGGGCGCGCGACGAGAACCCGCGCGACGACGTGAGCGCGGTGATTACGCGCCAGCGCTCAGTGGGATCGGGGTTCGTCATCGATCCCGACGGCTACATCATCACCAACGCGCACGTCGTCAACGGCGCCGAGCACATTTCCATCGTGGTGCCGCCGGCCGATGCCGACGGCTCGCTCGCCACCGCGCTCTCGCCGCGTCTCAGGGTTTTGCCGGCGCGCGTCATCGGCGTGGCGTCGGAGGTCGACCTGGCGCTGCTGCGGGTCGAGAACACCACGCTGCCGGCGCTCCCCCTCGCGGCCTACGCGCAGGTGCGGCAGGGAGAAACCGTGTTCGCATTCGGCAGCCCCGGCGGCCTGCGCAACACGCTGACTCATGGCGTCGTCTCCGCCGTGGCGAGACAGGTCGATCCTGATTCGCCGCTCATCTACATCCAGACCGACGCCCCGATCAATCCGGGCAACTCGGGCGGCCCGCTGGTCAACACGCGCGGCGAGGTCGTCGGCGTCAACACCTTCATCCTGTCGAACTCCGGCGGCAGCGACGGACTCGGCTTCGCCGTCCCGAGTGCCACCGTACGCGTCGTTTTCAAGCAGTTGCTGAAATACGGCGTGCTGCGGCGGCAGGAAGTCGGCATGAGCCTGCAGACGATCAACCACCCGATGGCCGTGTCGCTGGGGCTGCCGCGCGACGCCGGCGTGGTGGTGTCGGACGTGTGGCCCGGTGGCCCGGCAGAAGCGGCCGGTCTGAAGATCGGCGACGTCATGGTGTCGATCGACGACGAACCGGCCGACAACGTGCCGACGGTGAGCTACAAGTTCCGGCTGCGCGACAGCAAGGAGCCGGTCAAGATCGTGGTGCTGCGCGGCACCGCCGAGATGACCTTTCACGTCGCGGCGGTCGAGGAGAAGAACGAACTCGACGCCGTCTCGGGACTCGCGGATCCGCTGAAGAACCTCATCCCGGAGCTCGGGATCCTCGGCATCGAGCTCGATCCCCAGGTGGCTGCCGCCGCCAAGGGGCTGCGCGATCCGTGGGGGATCGTCGTCGTGGCGCGCGCGCCTGGCTCCGGTCCCGAGGTGCCCCTGCAGCCGCGCGACGTCATCCGCAGCGTCAACAACCAGCCGACCCCGTCGATCAAGGGACTGCGCGATCGGCTGCAGGCGCTGAAGCCCGGCTCCCCCGTCACCCTCCAGGTCCAGCGCGACGGGCGTCTGACGTTCGTGACGTTTACGCTCGACTAG
- a CDS encoding aspartate aminotransferase family protein translates to MPNDTYARHAPLAMDAATFSALGHRLVDDLAALLAGVPHGPVTRDRSPADVRRALDLSGPLPEDGTDPSALLHDTAQGLFGQSLFNAHPRFFGYITAPPSPIGVLGDFLASALNANVGSWVLGPAATELEAQTVRWIAQLIGYPSGDGLLVSGGNMANFVCLIAARAAAATWDIRAEGIAGAQPLVAYASKETHTWIQKSADICGFGTNAIRWIDTTADLRMDVAALRRAIDEDIAAGRRPFIVVGTAGSVSTGVVDPLREIAAICRERQIWFHVDGAYGAFAAALPDASADLRALADADSVAVDPHKWLYAPLEAGCALVRDPEALRRAFSYHPPYYHFDEQALNFVDRGPQNSRGFRALKVWLALRHAGAAGYRQMIADDIALAQTMARHIERHPELELLTQALSITTFRYVPADLRGVGDASSGDYLNRLNTAILDALQRGGELFVSNAVIAGRYALRACIVNFHTTVADVEAVAGIVAAKGRQIDGQLRTPPAA, encoded by the coding sequence ATGCCGAATGACACCTACGCCAGACACGCGCCGTTGGCGATGGACGCCGCGACCTTCAGCGCCCTCGGCCACCGGCTCGTCGACGATCTCGCGGCGCTGCTCGCCGGCGTGCCGCATGGGCCCGTGACGCGGGATCGAAGTCCGGCGGACGTCCGCCGCGCGCTCGATCTGAGCGGACCGCTGCCCGAGGACGGGACGGATCCCTCGGCGCTGTTACACGACACGGCGCAGGGACTCTTCGGCCAGTCCCTGTTCAACGCGCATCCGCGCTTCTTCGGGTACATCACCGCTCCGCCGTCGCCGATTGGCGTGCTCGGAGATTTTCTCGCGTCGGCGCTGAACGCCAACGTCGGGTCCTGGGTACTCGGGCCGGCGGCGACGGAACTCGAGGCGCAAACGGTCCGCTGGATCGCGCAGCTCATCGGATATCCCTCCGGCGACGGGCTGCTGGTCAGCGGCGGCAACATGGCCAACTTCGTCTGCCTGATCGCCGCGCGCGCGGCCGCGGCGACGTGGGACATCCGCGCCGAGGGGATTGCCGGCGCTCAGCCGCTCGTCGCCTACGCGTCGAAGGAAACCCATACCTGGATTCAGAAGAGCGCCGACATCTGCGGATTCGGCACGAACGCGATCCGGTGGATCGACACCACGGCCGACCTGCGGATGGACGTCGCGGCGCTTCGGCGGGCCATCGACGAGGACATCGCCGCGGGGCGGCGGCCGTTCATCGTGGTCGGCACGGCGGGGTCGGTCAGCACCGGCGTCGTCGATCCGCTGCGCGAGATCGCGGCGATCTGCCGCGAACGCCAGATCTGGTTTCACGTCGACGGCGCCTATGGCGCGTTCGCCGCGGCGCTGCCTGACGCGTCGGCCGACCTGCGCGCGCTCGCCGACGCCGACTCGGTCGCCGTCGACCCGCACAAGTGGCTGTATGCGCCGCTCGAAGCGGGATGCGCGCTCGTCCGCGACCCCGAGGCGCTGCGGCGCGCATTCTCCTACCACCCGCCCTACTATCATTTCGACGAGCAGGCGCTCAACTTCGTCGACCGCGGCCCGCAGAACTCGCGCGGCTTCCGCGCGCTCAAGGTATGGCTGGCGCTGCGCCATGCCGGCGCGGCCGGCTACCGGCAGATGATTGCCGACGACATCGCGCTGGCGCAGACCATGGCGCGCCACATCGAGCGCCACCCCGAACTCGAGCTGCTGACGCAGGCGCTCAGCATCACCACTTTCCGCTATGTCCCGGCGGATCTGCGGGGCGTTGGCGATGCGTCGAGCGGCGACTACCTGAACCGGTTGAACACCGCGATCCTCGATGCGCTGCAGCGTGGCGGAGAGCTGTTCGTCTCGAACGCCGTGATCGCCGGCCGCTACGCGCTGCGTGCCTGCATCGTCAACTTCCACACGACCGTGGCGGACGTCGAGGCCGTCGCCGGGATCGTCGCGGCGAAGGGACGGCAGATCGACGGCCAGCTGCGCACGCCGCCTGCGGCCTAG
- a CDS encoding response regulator transcription factor, whose translation MTLPRVLLADDHAIVAEGLRLLLKDHCELVGVVSDGPSMVEAALQHRPEVIVADISMPGFDGLQAVRRLRELEITARIIMLTMYADLEVAEEAIAAGANGYVVKHSAGEELLKAITAVREGLTYITPFLYKARRT comes from the coding sequence ATGACCTTGCCGCGCGTCCTGCTAGCCGACGATCACGCCATCGTCGCCGAGGGACTTCGGCTGCTGCTGAAGGATCATTGCGAGCTGGTCGGCGTGGTGAGCGACGGTCCCAGCATGGTCGAGGCGGCGCTGCAGCACCGCCCCGAGGTGATCGTCGCCGACATCTCGATGCCCGGCTTCGACGGGCTGCAGGCCGTCCGTCGCCTGCGCGAGCTCGAGATCACCGCACGGATCATCATGCTCACGATGTATGCGGACCTCGAGGTGGCGGAAGAAGCGATCGCCGCGGGCGCCAACGGCTACGTCGTCAAACATTCCGCCGGGGAAGAACTGCTGAAGGCGATCACCGCCGTGCGGGAAGGGCTGACCTACATCACGCCCTTTCTCTACAAGGCCCGGCGCACCTAG
- a CDS encoding patatin-like phospholipase family protein, which produces MRGAVTLAVCFLLLGSGAALGQAASPRPTVGVAFGGGSARGLAHIGVIRWFEEHHVPIDVAAGTSMGGLVGGAYATGMSADELGALMAGTDWDAMFGSTSYAFKNVRRKEDARSYPSRLEFGLKGGFVPPTALNNGQQVDLLLARITAPYYGLERFDALPTPFRVVAVDLKTAEKVVIDRGNLATALRATMSLPGVFPPVDREGRVLVDGGALDNVPADVVRDLGASYVIAINVGLPLPEKIDYSMFGLLGHTIDAMMRSSTQASLKSADLTIAVDVTGFGSLDWRRADELIARGYQAAEAHKDVLLTHRLDDADWSAWLAAKEARRRHLLPVPEFLDLAGLEPGDAALVRHTLERHLHRPVDVPLLERDLAALTGLDRYESVTWRMVENAGRAGLLVSASVKPYAPPFLMLGLNVENTTSEDFRVQLAGRYLAFDVLGPATELRIDGGLGVDPTIGASLYVPLARSPVFGRIAAGASSQTFNFIQNDVTVAEYSEARLGLTTDVGVNLSRQSEVSGGFFFGHISDTVRAGDPGLPELSGAETRAHLAWLFDSQDSTVVPSRGIRVEATLDQTLSTPEPTAPEPIEVERTNAHLTQAQLHGSWFTSAGRRNRLFAVLSGGTSFNDHPLPPRQFTVGYPGVLDAFPIGEKRGDHYAVLTLGALRQFGRLPDFIGGPVFIGGWLENGSVFNSAANADINTHAAVAVMVDTLVGPLLVASSTGLDGGWRTIFGIGRIFR; this is translated from the coding sequence GTGCGCGGAGCTGTGACGCTGGCTGTGTGCTTCCTGTTGCTGGGCTCAGGCGCCGCGTTGGGCCAGGCCGCTTCTCCCAGGCCGACTGTCGGCGTTGCCTTCGGCGGCGGCAGCGCCCGCGGCCTCGCCCACATCGGCGTCATCCGGTGGTTCGAAGAGCATCACGTGCCGATCGACGTGGCCGCCGGCACCAGCATGGGCGGCCTGGTCGGCGGCGCCTACGCGACCGGCATGAGCGCCGATGAACTGGGCGCGCTGATGGCCGGCACCGACTGGGACGCGATGTTCGGCAGCACGTCGTACGCGTTCAAGAACGTCCGCCGCAAGGAGGACGCGCGCAGCTATCCGTCGCGCCTCGAGTTCGGCCTGAAGGGCGGCTTCGTGCCGCCGACGGCGCTCAACAACGGCCAGCAGGTCGATCTGCTGCTCGCCCGTATTACCGCGCCGTATTACGGCCTCGAGCGGTTCGACGCGCTGCCGACGCCGTTCCGCGTCGTCGCGGTCGATCTCAAGACCGCCGAGAAGGTGGTCATCGATCGCGGCAACCTGGCCACCGCACTGCGCGCGACGATGTCGCTGCCGGGCGTGTTCCCACCCGTCGATCGCGAGGGACGGGTCCTGGTCGACGGCGGCGCCCTCGACAACGTACCCGCCGACGTCGTCCGCGATCTCGGGGCGTCCTATGTGATCGCGATCAACGTCGGCCTGCCGCTCCCAGAGAAGATCGACTACTCGATGTTCGGCCTGCTCGGCCACACCATCGACGCGATGATGCGATCGTCAACGCAGGCGTCCCTGAAATCGGCGGATCTGACGATCGCGGTCGACGTGACCGGCTTCGGATCGCTCGACTGGCGACGGGCCGACGAGCTGATCGCGCGCGGCTACCAGGCCGCCGAGGCCCACAAGGACGTGCTGCTCACGCATCGTCTGGACGACGCGGACTGGAGCGCCTGGCTGGCGGCGAAAGAGGCGCGGCGGCGGCACCTTCTTCCCGTCCCGGAATTCCTGGATCTGGCCGGCCTCGAACCGGGAGATGCGGCGCTGGTCCGTCACACGCTCGAACGCCACCTGCACCGGCCCGTCGACGTCCCGCTGCTGGAGCGCGACCTCGCGGCACTGACCGGGCTCGATCGCTACGAATCGGTCACTTGGCGGATGGTCGAGAACGCTGGTCGCGCCGGTCTCCTGGTCAGCGCGTCGGTCAAGCCCTACGCGCCGCCATTCCTGATGCTCGGCTTGAACGTCGAGAACACGACCTCGGAAGACTTCCGGGTGCAGCTCGCCGGCCGCTATCTCGCGTTCGACGTCCTCGGCCCTGCCACGGAACTGCGGATCGACGGCGGCCTCGGCGTCGACCCGACAATCGGGGCCTCGCTCTACGTGCCGCTGGCCCGGTCGCCCGTCTTCGGCCGCATCGCCGCCGGCGCCTCCAGTCAGACCTTCAATTTCATCCAGAACGACGTCACCGTCGCAGAGTACAGCGAGGCGCGGCTGGGGCTGACGACTGATGTCGGCGTGAATCTGTCGCGGCAGAGTGAGGTGTCGGGCGGGTTCTTTTTCGGCCACATCAGCGACACCGTGCGCGCGGGCGATCCAGGGCTGCCGGAGCTGTCCGGCGCCGAGACGCGTGCCCACCTGGCGTGGCTGTTCGACAGCCAGGATAGTACCGTGGTTCCCTCGCGCGGCATCCGCGTCGAAGCGACACTCGACCAGACGCTGAGCACACCGGAGCCGACCGCGCCGGAGCCGATCGAGGTGGAGCGAACCAACGCGCATCTCACGCAGGCGCAGCTGCACGGATCGTGGTTCACCTCGGCCGGCCGCCGCAACCGGCTCTTTGCGGTCCTCTCAGGCGGCACGTCGTTCAACGACCATCCGCTGCCGCCCCGGCAGTTCACGGTCGGCTATCCAGGCGTGCTCGATGCATTCCCGATCGGCGAAAAGCGCGGCGATCATTACGCGGTGTTGACGCTCGGGGCCCTGCGGCAGTTTGGCCGCCTGCCGGACTTCATAGGGGGGCCGGTCTTCATTGGCGGCTGGCTCGAGAACGGCTCGGTGTTCAACAGCGCCGCGAACGCCGACATCAATACGCACGCGGCAGTCGCGGTGATGGTCGACACACTCGTCGGGCCGCTGCTGGTCGCGTCGAGTACCGGGCTGGACGGCGGCTGGCGCACGATCTTCGGGATCGGCCGGATCTTCCGCTGA